The genome window CCCGCGAGGCTGACCCGGATGCTGTATTAGTGATTAATGACTATGGAATGGAGGGCAATGGAAACAAGGTGAATGATATGGTGAAGCTTGTAGAGAAGCTGCTTGCCAAAGGAACACCGATTGATGCGGTTGGATTTCAGATGCATGTGTCCATGTACGGACCGGATGTAAAGCTCATTCGTGAGGCTTTTGAGAAAGTGATCGCTCTTGGTGTGAACGTACAGGTTACAGAGCTGGACGTTTCGATCTATTCAAGTAATTCTGAGCAGGAGATGCCTGTTACGGATGAATTAATGTTGCAGCAAGCTTATCGTTATCGTGAGCTGTTCGATCTGTTTGACGACCTGGGAAAACGTGGTGTCATGGACAGTGTTACGGTCTGGGGACTTGCGGATGACGGTACATGGCTTGATAATCATCCAGTCAAAGGACGTAAAGATGCACCATTGCTGTTTGATCGTAAATTGAAAGCAAAACCGGCCTATTGGGCACTGGTGGATGCTACCACGCTTCCGATCTATCGTAATGAGTGGACAGCACTGAAGGCCAGCCCTTCTTTTCCAAATCACAAAGGACAGGAAGATGTTCTATGGGGTGCTGTGAAAGGGCTTGGAATTAATCATCTGGCAGATGGTGTATCCGCAGTTACGGGTGAGGCCCGTGTAATGTGGGATGCCAAAAAGGTGAATTTACGAGTGGAAGTGAAGGACACCACACGTCGCAAAGGGGATCAGGTGCAGGTTTTCCTCACGGAAGAAGTAAAGAGTACAGGCGCTGCCACTTCTGAAGCTGATCTAACTGCCAAGAAGAAAAATCCGCCGTTTGCAAATGGTCAATATACGTTCAAACGGGAAGGCGGTAAAGGCAAGGATAAGAATGCATACAACGTACAGGAGACAAAAACGGGTTATGTTGTATATGCATCCCTGCCGATGTCAGCTGCTTTACTTGCCGAAGGCCAGGTCTTGTCTTTAGATTTTCGGATTACGGATGAATATGCTGCGGGTAAGACAGCTACCATCGTCTGGAATGATATTTCCAATCAACAGCCTGATAAACCAGCCAACCGGGGGAAATTGAAGCTGGGTTCTGTCTTGAAACAAACGAAGGTCACGTATGGCAAACCTGTAATTGATGCGAAAAAGGATGACATCTGGAAAAAGGCTGCATCTGTTAAAACGGATGTCTGGGTCATCGGAAACTCAGGTGCAACGGCGACTGCACAGCTGTTATGGGATGAAAAATACCTGTACGTATTGGCAGATGTGAAAGATCCTCTGCGAAGCAAATTAAGTTCTAATGCACATGAGCAGGATTCGATCGAGATTTTTATTGACCAAAACAAAGATCAGACAACGTTCTATCAGGAGGATGACGCCCAGTACCGGGTTAACTTTGATAATGAGGCTTCTTTTGGAGGAAATGCACGGAAAGAAAACTTCAAATCAGCTACCCGATTAACAAGCGGAGGGTATACCGTTGAAGTGGCAATCCCACTAGATAGCGTTCGTGCTGAAGGGCAACGATGGATTGGATTCGATCTTCAAGTTAATGATGATGGCGCGGGGGATGGCAAGCGAAGCAGTGTGTCCATCTGGAATGATTCATCAGGTAATTCTTATCAGGATACTTCCGGTTTTGGCAGTCTGTTACTGACTCGCAAATAGAATATTGAGCTGTGTACCAGAATATGAGAATGTCAGCTATTAAACCTCGTTTTTCTGGAAATAAGTGTTGATTTTAAAGGCTGGGACGTTTAGACTATATACATTCAAATAAACGGGTTCCAATGTATGACAACGGCTTCAACTGAGTCTGTGGTCACGAGTCAAATGATGCGGAGGGAGTGCCTGTCATCCAGACAGCGCACTCGCTTCTTTTTTACATTTTTGCATACATATGAGGCATTTCCCGGTTGAAAGGACAGAGTGAGTGGAGCACCTACATGGTACGTACAACTTAGAACTTGTTATTTTATCCTATATTATTGCATCGTTAGCTTCGTACGCAGCCCTTGACCTTGCAGGCCGTGTAAGTCAGGCTAGCGGGATGGCGCGGAATGTATGGCTTACCTGCGGTGCAGTCTCGATGGGGCTGGGGATCTGGTCCATGCATTTCGTAGGTATGCTGGCTTTTGTTCTGCCTACGCAAGTCTCCTATTCCACCGGTAAGGTTGTTTTATCTGTTCTACTTGCTATTGTCGCATCAGGGGTAGCCTTGAACATTGCGGGAAGACAATCGGGCAGGATTAGCAAGCTCATGATTGCTGGAGTGCTTATGACAGTCGGAATCAGCTCAATGCATTATGTGGGAATGGCAGCGATGTCGACTCCGGTTACATATGAACCTGGCAGAGTGATGTTATCCATTCTGATTGCAGCACTTGCTTCATTTGCGGCACTATGGCTCATGTTTTTCTTCCGATATCATCAATCCAGACATACCTGGGTTTACAAGATGGGCAGCGGTCTTATTATGGGTGTTGGAATCTCTGGCATGCACTATACTGGGATGTCAGCCGCACAGTTCCATCATTCACATGCCTCGATGGCAAGTTCAGGGATGCAGATTGAACCCGGTATTCTCGCCTACCTGATCGCATCGGGCACATTTATTGCCTTGGGCTTGACGTTATTCGGCATATTTATCAACCAGCGTATGTCCCAGAAGGATCGACGGATTCATGAGAACGAGCAATGGTATCAGGCCCTGTATCATAATCATTCGGATGCGATCATTTCAGTAGACAAGGAAGGCATTGTCAAAGGCATTAATGCTGCAGTAACAACAATCACCGGTTATCCTGAAACAAGGGTCATGAATCGTTCCATTGATGAGATTGTTCAGCAGATCGATATAGAATGGATCAGTGAATTCGATTCCATTGATTGGGATGATCATGGGATGGAGCAGATGCATTACATGGCCA of Paenibacillus sp. FSL R5-0517 contains these proteins:
- a CDS encoding endo-1,4-beta-xylanase yields the protein MHLRKWWSLCLSAVLIFSLFPSVGTGGTRAQAAADVKTGDDEVLFEANFEDGALGQWRPRASEKLDIVAQGHDSTRSLRTSSRTETFHGPLIEVMDHVQKGSTVHISFWAMYDEGPDSQVINGSLEKEYNNDASTREYATFASATLNKGQWKKIEADVVIPGENSGITGFRMYAETPWKTSAEVTPADTITFYVDDVLITEAEKIEIEPNIPNLVDVVGKNYAMGAAIDQSALDAEDPHSQLLTKHFNSITAGNFMKMDAMQPKEGQFVWSEADRLVNFAEANDMEVRGHTLLWHSQVPDWFFTDPNDASKPATREQLLARMKTHIQTIVTHYKGKVHTWDVVNEVISDGGGLRNQASGSKWRDIIGDVDGDGDDSDYIELAFRYAREADPDAVLVINDYGMEGNGNKVNDMVKLVEKLLAKGTPIDAVGFQMHVSMYGPDVKLIREAFEKVIALGVNVQVTELDVSIYSSNSEQEMPVTDELMLQQAYRYRELFDLFDDLGKRGVMDSVTVWGLADDGTWLDNHPVKGRKDAPLLFDRKLKAKPAYWALVDATTLPIYRNEWTALKASPSFPNHKGQEDVLWGAVKGLGINHLADGVSAVTGEARVMWDAKKVNLRVEVKDTTRRKGDQVQVFLTEEVKSTGAATSEADLTAKKKNPPFANGQYTFKREGGKGKDKNAYNVQETKTGYVVYASLPMSAALLAEGQVLSLDFRITDEYAAGKTATIVWNDISNQQPDKPANRGKLKLGSVLKQTKVTYGKPVIDAKKDDIWKKAASVKTDVWVIGNSGATATAQLLWDEKYLYVLADVKDPLRSKLSSNAHEQDSIEIFIDQNKDQTTFYQEDDAQYRVNFDNEASFGGNARKENFKSATRLTSGGYTVEVAIPLDSVRAEGQRWIGFDLQVNDDGAGDGKRSSVSIWNDSSGNSYQDTSGFGSLLLTRK